The Spiroplasma citri genome has a segment encoding these proteins:
- a CDS encoding DUF3627 domain-containing protein, translating into MIKLSNFVKKNHNVENYFISKEFIPFTTEKASFINLPNHNRHIGFWLSNKFIYPSEKHLEQVAIGLIYDNSYPIVKYDENLKRNIWKYLTGTELINLYNQYKQNYFTKMKKALFSSEPKKVKANNNNNNLTNWSVEKEQELINDLKDLN; encoded by the coding sequence ATGATAAAATTGAGTAATTTTGTTAAGAAAAATCATAATGTAGAAAATTATTTTATTAGTAAGGAATTTATCCCTTTTACAACAGAAAAAGCAAGTTTTATTAATTTACCTAATCATAATCGTCATATTGGTTTTTGATTGAGTAATAAGTTTATTTATCCGAGTGAAAAACATTTGGAACAAGTAGCAATCGGTTTGATTTATGATAATTCTTACCCTATTGTAAAATATGATGAAAATTTAAAGCGAAATATTTGAAAATATTTAACTGGAACAGAATTAATCAATTTATATAATCAATATAAACAAAATTATTTTACTAAAATGAAAAAAGCGTTATTTTCAAGTGAACCTAAAAAAGTAAAAGCAAATAATAACAATAATAATTTAACAAATTGAAGTGTTGAAAAAGAACAAGAATTAATTAATGATTTGAAAGACTTAAATTAA
- a CDS encoding DUF2649 domain-containing protein produces the protein MQNDWIKLKEFFIHIFLFIDKTNVESITMWNLTQNEYLTLMVGVWVVILFLTWFFLWMVFKIVGYFK, from the coding sequence ATGCAAAATGATTGAATTAAATTAAAAGAGTTTTTTATTCATATATTTTTGTTTATCGATAAAACGAATGTTGAAAGTATTACAATGTGGAATTTAACGCAAAATGAATATTTAACCTTGATGGTTGGTGTTTGAGTTGTGATTTTGTTTTTAACTTGGTTTTTCTTGTGAATGGTTTTTAAGATAGTTGGGTATTTTAAATAA